A single region of the Lactobacillus isalae genome encodes:
- a CDS encoding histidine phosphatase family protein has product MDLLLVRHGVSEHNTSDVISGGTSNPNLSQAGVKQVEEVSKLIDNSKLDQVYASPLIRAKRTAQILTDFQKDIITDDRLREMNFGSWDGQHAEELKVKYPDAFDDLGTINSKYADYAKNGETFSQVADRVEEFLSEIQPKANDKTIMIVCHGFVIRSLIARWFKLKIEDVMTVRNVSFTELHFEKNDIERPRLMTFNRTEPLYYGIKR; this is encoded by the coding sequence ATGGATCTGTTATTAGTAAGACATGGAGTTAGTGAACACAATACTTCAGATGTGATCTCCGGCGGTACTAGTAACCCTAACTTAAGCCAAGCAGGCGTTAAACAAGTAGAAGAAGTAAGTAAATTAATTGATAACAGTAAACTTGATCAAGTATATGCTAGTCCGTTAATTAGAGCTAAAAGAACGGCACAGATTTTAACTGATTTTCAAAAAGATATTATTACTGATGATAGACTTAGAGAAATGAACTTTGGCTCATGGGATGGTCAGCATGCGGAAGAATTGAAAGTAAAATATCCAGATGCTTTTGATGATTTGGGAACAATTAATAGTAAGTATGCGGATTATGCGAAAAATGGTGAGACTTTTAGTCAAGTAGCTGATCGAGTAGAAGAATTTCTATCAGAAATTCAGCCGAAGGCAAACGACAAGACAATTATGATTGTGTGTCACGGATTTGTAATTAGGAGTTTAATAGCTCGATGGTTTAAACTAAAAATTGAAGATGTAATGACAGTCAGAAATGTTAGTTTTACAGAACTTCATTTTGAGAAGAATGATATTGAGCGGCCA
- a CDS encoding alpha/beta hydrolase translates to MATITIERDGLNLVGTREEPFGEIYDMAIIFHGFTANRNTLLLKEIASDLRDENIASVRFDFNGHGDSDGKFENMTVLNEIEDANAILNYVKTDPHVRNIYLVGHSQGGVIASMLAGLYPDIIKKVVLLAPAATLKTDALKGSTQGVTYNPDHIPDRLPFKDLTLGGFYLRVAQQLPIYEVSAHFTKPVCLIHGTNDTVVSPDASKKYDQVYENSTLHLVEGADHRFSNDYQKTAAELTAEFLQDNNAF, encoded by the coding sequence ATGGCAACAATTACAATTGAGCGTGATGGACTTAACTTAGTCGGAACGCGTGAAGAACCCTTTGGTGAAATCTACGATATGGCAATTATCTTCCACGGTTTCACTGCTAACCGCAACACACTCCTCCTAAAAGAAATTGCGAGTGATCTACGTGATGAAAACATTGCTAGCGTTCGTTTCGACTTTAACGGACATGGTGATTCTGATGGGAAATTTGAGAACATGACTGTTTTAAATGAAATCGAAGATGCAAATGCTATTTTAAATTATGTTAAAACTGATCCTCACGTACGCAATATTTACTTAGTAGGTCATTCACAAGGTGGCGTAATTGCTTCAATGCTTGCTGGACTTTACCCTGACATTATTAAAAAAGTAGTCCTTCTGGCTCCAGCTGCTACACTAAAAACTGATGCTCTCAAAGGAAGTACGCAAGGCGTAACATATAACCCGGACCATATTCCTGACCGTCTTCCTTTTAAGGATTTAACATTAGGTGGATTTTACTTACGTGTTGCGCAACAATTACCTATTTATGAAGTATCAGCGCACTTCACTAAGCCAGTCTGCTTAATACACGGTACAAATGATACAGTTGTCTCTCCTGATGCCTCAAAGAAATACGATCAAGTATATGAAAATAGTACTCTGCATTTAGTTGAGGGTGCAGATCATCGCTTTAGCAATGACTATCAAAAAACTGCAGCTGAGTTAACTGCAGAATTCTTACAAGATAATAACGCTTTTTAA
- the yaaA gene encoding peroxide stress protein YaaA, translated as MSDKQMKIIIAPAKKMKVDQDTFLVRSEPVFLDKTQELLDFLKTRDFDQLKGLWKANDNIVRANQNNLLTSKLDRNLTPAILAFSGIQYQYLAGDILPQEGLNYLQDHLRILSGFYGILRPFDGIIPYRLELKTQMTGFKDYSLYHFWEDLPYQNLFTNTETVINLASLEYSRLISPYLKDGQKLITIKFLENKNGKWRQIATHAKIARGEMVRFAAKEQINKPEDLKSFSDFGYAFSEEDSTEEDYVFKKL; from the coding sequence ATGTCAGATAAACAAATGAAAATAATTATCGCCCCTGCTAAAAAAATGAAGGTTGATCAAGATACTTTTTTAGTGAGATCAGAGCCAGTTTTTTTAGATAAAACTCAAGAGTTGTTAGACTTTTTGAAGACTAGAGACTTTGACCAATTAAAAGGCTTGTGGAAAGCAAATGATAATATTGTTCGTGCAAATCAAAATAATCTTTTAACAAGTAAACTTGATCGAAATTTAACGCCGGCTATTTTAGCGTTTTCTGGAATTCAGTATCAATATTTAGCTGGAGATATCCTACCGCAAGAAGGGCTAAACTATCTTCAAGATCATTTGCGGATTTTGTCTGGTTTTTATGGCATTTTGAGACCATTTGATGGAATAATTCCATATCGTTTAGAATTAAAAACTCAAATGACTGGCTTTAAAGATTATAGTCTTTATCATTTTTGGGAAGATTTGCCATACCAAAATTTATTTACTAACACAGAAACTGTGATAAATTTAGCTTCTTTAGAATATTCACGCCTGATTTCACCATATTTAAAAGATGGCCAGAAGCTAATTACAATTAAATTCCTTGAAAATAAAAATGGAAAATGGCGCCAGATTGCTACACATGCCAAAATAGCTCGTGGAGAAATGGTTAGATTTGCAGCTAAAGAGCAGATTAATAAACCAGAAGATTTGAAAAGCTTCTCTGATTTTGGCTATGCTTTTTCAGAAGAAGATTCTACAGAAGAAGACTATGTCTTTAAGAAATTGTAA